The proteins below are encoded in one region of Sminthopsis crassicaudata isolate SCR6 chromosome 1, ASM4859323v1, whole genome shotgun sequence:
- the C1H8orf82 gene encoding UPF0598 protein C8orf82 homolog, which produces MLPVSGGLRLRAGALPLALLRGVGARAASSEGPSYTQGQSPEPRTREYFYYIDHQGQLFLDDAKVKNFITCFKDRQFLVFFFSRLRKNQSGRYEDAFPFVSLCGRERNFVRCDDLPVVFTHLLEDGPGPARLSYGGGGEALAVPFEPARLMPLPANGRLYHPAPKLAGGVGLVRSSLAFELSSCFQYPPGGATLPTHILWQGQKYPLTMDLASLFPKSCGP; this is translated from the exons ATGTTGCCGGTGAGTGGCGGCCTCAGGCTCCGAGCCGGAGCCCTGCCCTTGGCCCTTCTTCGCGGGGTCGGGGCCCGGGCAGCCAGCAGCGAGGGTCCCTCCTACACCCAGGGCCAGAGTCCTGAGCCGAGAACCCGCGAGTATTTCTACTACATCGACCATCAAGGCCAG CTTTTCCTGGATGATGCTAAAGTGAAGAATTTTATCACCTGTTTCAAAG ACCGACAGTTCCTGGTCTTTTTCTTCTCCCGCCTGAGGAAGAACCAAAGTGGTCGCTATGAAGATGCCTTTCCCTTTGTCTCGCTTTGTGGCCGTGAACGCAATTTTGTGCGCTGTGACGATCTCCCCGTGGTCTTCACACACCTACTGGAAGATGGTCCGGGACCCGCACGCCTCTcctatgggggagggggagaggccCTGGCTGTACCCTTCGAACCTGCCCGACTGATGCCCCTCCCTGCCAACGGACGTCTCTATCACCCAGCACCCAAACTGGCTGGTGGTGTGGGGCTGGTCCGCTCTTCCCTGGCCTTTGAGCTCAGTAGCTGCTTCCAGTACCCACCAGGAGGGGCCACCCTGCCCACCCATATCTTGTGGCAAGGCCAGAAATATCCCCTAACCATGGACCTTGCATCCCTCTTTCCTAAATCCTGTGGGCCCTGA